In Longimicrobiaceae bacterium, the DNA window ACCCCCGACGTGGCGCAGCTGGGCAACACCTGGGTGCCCGAGCTGGCGGCGCTGGACGCGCTGGCTCCCCTCGACGCGCGCGTGGCCGGGGCCGCGGGGGTTCCCCGCGCCGCCTACTTCCCCGGCATCTGGGACACCAACGTGGTGGGCGACACCGTGTACGGCATCCCGTGGTACGTGGACACGCGCGTGCTCTTCTACCGCACCGACCTGCTGAAGCAGGCCGGGTACGACAGCGTTCCGCAGACCTGGGCGGGCTGGACGGAGGCGATGCGGCGCATGCAGGCGCGAATGGGCCCCGGCCAGCACGCCGCGCTGCTGCCCACAAATGAGTGGACGCAGCCGGTGATCTTCGGCCTCCAGACGGGCTCCCCGCTGCTCAAGGACGGAGGGCGCTATGGCGCATTCCGCGAGCCCGCCTTCCGGCGCGCGTTCCGCTTCTACGTGGGCCTCTACCGCCAGGGCCTGGCGCCCGCCGTCTCCAACACGCAGGTCGCCAACCTCTACCAGGAGTTCGAGCGCGGCAACATCGCCATGTACGTCACCGGCCCCTGGAACATCGGCGAGTTCGGCAAGCGACTCCCGCCGTCCATGCAGGACAAGTGGTCCACCGCGCCGCTTCCGGGGCCCAACGGCCCGGGCGAGTCGGTCGCGGGCGGCGCCAGCCTCGTCGTCTTCCGCTCGTCTCCCCACCCGGCCGAGGCGTGGAAGCTGATCGAGTTCCTGTCGCGACCGGAGCAGCAGGTGCGCTTCTACCGGCTCACGGGCGACCTGCCCGCGCGCCGCGAGGCGTGGGCAGACACGGCGCTGGCGAACAACCGCTACGCCGCCGCCTTCCGCACGCAGCTGGAGCGCGTGGTCGCCACGCCCAAGGTGCCGGAGTGGGAGCAGATCGCCGCCAAGATGATCGACCGCGCGGACGCCGCCATCCGCGGCGCACAGACGGAAGACCAGGCGCTCGCCGGCCTGGACGCCGACGTGGACGAGATGCTGTCCAAGCGCCGCTGGCTCCTCACCCGCCGCGCCGCCGCCGCACAGACGAAGCACGCCGCCGCATCGCGTCCGCCAACACGCGCGGAGGTGCGCCCGTGAGCCTCGCCGGCGGCGCGACGGACGTCATGGGCGAAGCAGCCGCGGCGCCACCTCCCGCGCGGAAGAAGCGCGTGGGCCGCGCTTCGCTGGAGACGACGAACGCGGCAGGGTGGATGTTCCTAGCCCCGGCGCTCATCCTGATCGGCATCTTCTTCTTACTACCGGTCGTCGCCTCGCTGCTGCTGAGCGTGAGCGATTTCGACATCTACGCCGTCGGAGATCCCTCGAACGCGCGATTCGTGGGCGCGGCCAACTACGGGCGGCTACTGCACTCGGCAGACTTCTGGGTCGCGCTGCGGAACACCTTCTACTTCGCACTGGTGGGCGGGCCGCTCACCGTGGCCGCGTCGCTCGGCGCCGCCCTGCTGGTCAATACAAAGCTGGCGCGGTTCAAGGGCTTCTTCCGCACGGTGTACTTCATCCCCTTCGTCACCACGCTGGTCGCCGTGGCCATCGTGTGGCGCTACCTGTACCACCCGCGCTACGGGCTCATCAA includes these proteins:
- a CDS encoding extracellular solute-binding protein → TPDVAQLGNTWVPELAALDALAPLDARVAGAAGVPRAAYFPGIWDTNVVGDTVYGIPWYVDTRVLFYRTDLLKQAGYDSVPQTWAGWTEAMRRMQARMGPGQHAALLPTNEWTQPVIFGLQTGSPLLKDGGRYGAFREPAFRRAFRFYVGLYRQGLAPAVSNTQVANLYQEFERGNIAMYVTGPWNIGEFGKRLPPSMQDKWSTAPLPGPNGPGESVAGGASLVVFRSSPHPAEAWKLIEFLSRPEQQVRFYRLTGDLPARREAWADTALANNRYAAAFRTQLERVVATPKVPEWEQIAAKMIDRADAAIRGAQTEDQALAGLDADVDEMLSKRRWLLTRRAAAAQTKHAAASRPPTRAEVRP
- a CDS encoding sugar ABC transporter permease, translated to MSLAGGATDVMGEAAAAPPPARKKRVGRASLETTNAAGWMFLAPALILIGIFFLLPVVASLLLSVSDFDIYAVGDPSNARFVGAANYGRLLHSADFWVALRNTFYFALVGGPLTVAASLGAALLVNTKLARFKGFFRTVYFIPFVTTLVAVAIVWRYLYHPRYGLINYALGAAGLHGADWLGDPRWALPAIIVMSVWKNFGYNMLIFIAGLQSIPGELYEAAELDGAGPVRRFRHVTVPMLGPTLLFVAVITLIGYFQLFAEPYVMTQGGPLRSTTSVVLLMYEEGFRWWRMGYAAALAFVLFIVMLLWTFIQARVQRWSTS